A stretch of the Streptococcus himalayensis genome encodes the following:
- a CDS encoding Cof-type HAD-IIB family hydrolase, translated as MEIKAVFFDIDGTLVNDNRTVLKSTEQAIQSLKEQGILVGLATGRGPFFVASFMEQLDLDFAVTYNGQYIFSKDKVISAKPIDKANLRSLIKVAQKYRKEICFGTKDGVIGSKIMNFGMSKVPQWSSRLIPKKLTRYVNHGFNHIISKAFPQRVEDLYQSIQEPIYQVLLLATASESKRIQEEFPDLKFTRSSPFAADVINQGMSKLEGIRLVGKEYGFGIHEVMAFGDSDNDLEMLAGVGMSIAMGNGTDRVKEIAKHITTSNSQDGIHKALEHFGILAREKVFTSSDPHFNKVKEFHQVMDTSTQEEPRAWNLAAASHRTDFKLEEMVEFLRAASPSETAFEEAIQHLHIALDKAAEKVKTKIPAEVSLVGQVDALIDTLYFTYGTFVLMGVDPERIFEIVHQANMGKLFPDGKAHFDPVTHKILKPDDWEEKYAPEPAIQKELERQMKAYQKHQEQ; from the coding sequence ATGGAAATCAAAGCAGTCTTTTTTGATATTGACGGCACCTTGGTCAATGATAATAGGACCGTCTTAAAGTCGACCGAACAAGCGATTCAGAGTTTAAAAGAGCAGGGCATTTTAGTAGGTCTTGCGACAGGTCGAGGCCCTTTTTTTGTAGCCTCCTTCATGGAGCAACTAGACTTGGATTTTGCAGTAACCTATAATGGTCAATATATTTTCTCAAAAGACAAGGTTATTTCAGCTAAACCTATTGATAAGGCGAATTTACGATCATTGATTAAGGTAGCACAGAAATACCGCAAGGAAATTTGTTTCGGGACTAAAGACGGCGTTATTGGTTCAAAAATTATGAACTTTGGTATGAGCAAGGTTCCTCAGTGGTCGAGCCGGTTGATTCCTAAGAAATTAACGCGTTATGTAAATCATGGTTTTAACCATATTATCAGTAAGGCTTTTCCACAGAGAGTGGAGGATCTTTATCAGTCGATTCAGGAACCGATTTACCAAGTCTTACTCCTTGCAACAGCATCTGAAAGTAAGAGGATTCAGGAAGAATTTCCTGATTTGAAATTTACCCGTAGTAGTCCATTTGCGGCTGATGTGATTAACCAAGGTATGTCAAAACTTGAGGGAATTCGTCTAGTCGGGAAAGAATACGGATTTGGAATTCATGAGGTGATGGCCTTTGGAGACTCGGATAATGATCTTGAAATGCTGGCAGGAGTGGGCATGTCGATTGCTATGGGAAATGGGACCGATCGTGTCAAGGAGATTGCCAAACACATTACGACCAGCAACAGTCAAGATGGGATTCACAAGGCTCTGGAGCATTTCGGAATTTTAGCACGTGAGAAGGTCTTTACCAGTAGTGACCCCCATTTTAATAAAGTCAAGGAATTCCATCAGGTTATGGATACTTCAACACAAGAAGAACCTAGAGCTTGGAATTTAGCAGCAGCTAGTCATCGCACGGATTTTAAACTAGAGGAAATGGTGGAGTTTCTGCGAGCAGCGAGTCCTTCGGAGACAGCTTTTGAAGAGGCGATTCAGCATTTGCATATTGCGCTGGATAAGGCGGCAGAGAAAGTCAAAACCAAGATCCCAGCTGAAGTTTCTCTCGTTGGGCAGGTTGATGCCTTGATAGATACCTTGTATTTTACCTATGGAACGTTTGTTCTTATGGGAGTTGATCCAGAGAGAATTTTTGAAATCGTGCATCAGGCCAATATGGGGAAGCTCTTTCCAGATGGTAAGGCTCATTTTGACCCTGTAACGCACAAAATTTTGAAACCTGATGATTGGGAAGAAAAGTATGCGCCAGAGCCAGCTATTCAAAAAGAATTAGAACGGCAGATGAAAGCCTATCAAAAACATCAAGAGCAGTGA
- a CDS encoding asparaginase, with amino-acid sequence MTKKILVLHTGGTISMQADEAGQVTTNSVNPMHHVSVGLEHIEVTSLDFFNLPSPHITPQHMLALYHKIRDAYQSFDGIVITHGTDTLEETAYFLDTMDLPDIPVVLTGAMRSSNELGSDGIYNYLSALRVASDTKTHGKGVLVVMNDEIHAAKYVTKTHTTNVGTFQTPTHGPLGLIMKHEILYFKTAEPRVRFQLEAISGLVPIISAYAGMQTELLAMLNPNQLDGLIIEAFGAGNLPKEAAEKIEELIQAGIPVALVSRCFNGIAEPVYAYPGGGVALKKAGVLFVKELNAPKARLKLLIALNAGLKDKELAEYIEG; translated from the coding sequence ATGACAAAGAAAATACTGGTTTTACATACAGGAGGGACGATTTCCATGCAGGCCGATGAAGCTGGCCAGGTTACAACCAATAGTGTCAATCCAATGCACCATGTCTCCGTCGGTTTGGAGCATATAGAGGTGACCAGTCTTGATTTTTTCAATCTTCCCAGTCCTCACATCACTCCCCAGCACATGCTGGCTCTTTACCATAAAATTCGCGACGCTTATCAATCCTTTGACGGAATTGTCATTACCCATGGAACTGATACTTTAGAGGAAACAGCTTATTTTCTTGATACCATGGATTTGCCTGATATTCCTGTCGTTCTCACAGGTGCTATGCGGTCATCTAATGAATTAGGAAGTGACGGTATCTATAATTACTTATCTGCCCTTCGGGTTGCAAGTGATACAAAGACTCATGGAAAGGGAGTTTTAGTGGTCATGAATGATGAAATCCATGCGGCTAAGTATGTCACTAAAACCCATACTACCAATGTCGGCACCTTCCAAACACCGACGCATGGCCCTCTCGGTTTAATCATGAAACACGAAATTCTCTATTTTAAAACAGCAGAGCCACGCGTACGTTTTCAACTGGAAGCTATTTCAGGTTTAGTGCCCATCATTTCTGCCTATGCAGGCATGCAAACGGAATTACTGGCTATGCTCAATCCAAATCAACTGGACGGCTTAATCATCGAAGCTTTCGGTGCGGGTAACCTCCCCAAGGAGGCTGCAGAAAAAATTGAAGAACTCATCCAAGCTGGAATTCCCGTAGCCTTGGTCTCTCGCTGTTTCAACGGAATTGCCGAACCTGTTTATGCCTATCCAGGTGGCGGTGTCGCCCTCAAAAAAGCTGGAGTTCTCTTTGTCAAAGAACTCAATGCTCCCAAGGCACGTCTCAAGCTTCTAATCGCTCTTAACGCAGGTCTAAAAGACAAAGAATTAGCAGAGTATATAGAAGGATAA
- a CDS encoding undecaprenyl-diphosphate phosphatase codes for MFIIEILKSIFFGIVEGITEWLPISSTGHLILVQEFVKYKDNNPAFIEMFNVVIQLGAILAVVVIYFDKLNPFKRGKTAREVRKTWQLWAKVVIATLPALVIGLPLDDWFEAHFHHMVPVAIMLIIYGIAFIVLEKRNKDVEPKITDLGKLPYKTALFIGFFQVLALFPGTSRSGATIVGGLLNGTSRSVVTEFTFYLGIPAMFGASAIKILKFVLKGNSLGFSQLMLLLVAMGVAFGISLLVIRFLTDYVKKHDFTIFGKYRIALGILLLIYAVYKFVIA; via the coding sequence ATGTTTATCATTGAAATTTTAAAGTCCATTTTCTTTGGAATTGTCGAAGGGATTACGGAATGGTTGCCGATTTCAAGTACAGGTCATTTGATTTTAGTGCAAGAATTTGTCAAGTATAAGGACAACAATCCGGCCTTTATAGAAATGTTTAACGTTGTCATCCAGCTAGGGGCGATTTTGGCAGTGGTAGTTATCTATTTTGACAAGTTAAATCCCTTTAAGCGTGGAAAAACAGCACGTGAGGTACGAAAAACATGGCAATTATGGGCGAAGGTGGTTATTGCAACGCTTCCGGCTCTGGTGATTGGTTTACCGCTCGATGATTGGTTTGAAGCTCATTTTCATCATATGGTTCCTGTTGCTATCATGCTCATTATCTATGGAATAGCCTTTATTGTACTCGAAAAGCGGAATAAAGATGTAGAACCAAAAATTACAGACTTGGGGAAATTACCCTATAAGACCGCTCTTTTCATTGGTTTTTTCCAAGTATTAGCTCTTTTTCCGGGTACGAGCCGTTCAGGTGCGACGATTGTCGGTGGTCTTTTGAATGGGACCAGTCGTTCAGTTGTGACGGAGTTCACCTTTTATCTTGGAATTCCAGCCATGTTTGGAGCGAGTGCCATTAAGATTCTCAAATTTGTGCTAAAGGGTAATAGCTTAGGTTTTTCTCAATTAATGCTACTATTGGTGGCCATGGGTGTCGCATTTGGAATTAGTTTATTGGTGATTCGGTTCTTGACGGATTATGTCAAAAAACATGATTTTACAATCTTTGGAAAATATCGAATTGCCTTGGGAATCCTGTTGTTGATATATGCAGTATATAAATTTGTAATCGCCTAA
- a CDS encoding DUF896 family protein, with amino-acid sequence MEQAKIDRINELARKKKETGLTEEEVKEQAALREEYIEGYRRSVRAHLEGIKIVDEAGNDITPEKLKQVQREKGLHGRSLDDPHS; translated from the coding sequence ATGGAACAAGCAAAAATTGATCGCATCAATGAATTGGCCAGAAAGAAAAAAGAAACAGGCTTGACAGAAGAGGAAGTAAAAGAACAAGCAGCCCTCCGAGAAGAGTATATCGAAGGTTATCGTCGTAGTGTTCGGGCCCATCTTGAAGGCATCAAAATTGTCGATGAAGCAGGCAACGATATAACTCCAGAAAAACTCAAACAAGTCCAACGCGAAAAAGGACTGCATGGCAGAAGCCTAGATGATCCCCATTCATAG
- the glyS gene encoding glycine--tRNA ligase subunit beta, producing the protein MTKNLLVELGLEEIPAYIVMPAMVQLKNKMAQFLTDNRLAFEEIQMFSTPRRLAVRVRDLADQQEDLTEDFKGPSKKIALDADGHFTKAAEGFVRGKGLTTADITFREIKGEEYVYVTKHETGKTAKEVLAGIPDVLASMTFPVSMHWASNTFDYIRPVHTLTVLLDDEALEMNFLDIPSGRVSRGHRFLGQETEIATADSYEDDLRKEFVITDSAERERMIVEQIKAIETAQNVVVEIDQELLNEVLNLVEYPTAFMGAFDAKYLDVPEEVLVTSMKNHQRYFVVRDRDGKLLPNFISVRNGNAEFLANVIKGNEKVLVARLEDGEFFWREDQKLQIADLVERLKAVTFHEKIGSLYEHMARTAAISNLLADQAGLSEEEKTDLARAAAIYKFDLLTGMVGEFDELQGIMGEKYALLAGETPAVAAAIREHYLPNSAEGALPETKVGAVLALADKLDTILSFFSVGLIPSGSNDPYALRRATQGVVRILEAFGWTIAIDELVEKLYALEHDSLAYEHQAEVLEFFRARVEKMIDKSVPKDIVTAVLNSTNFVVSDMVETARILAEQAKTATFKSAVESLSRVFNLAEKAASDVAVDSSLFENEAETALADAVAGLTCTQDLAGNIQQFFGLQPLIDAFFDNTMVMVDDDAVKNNRLALLATLTQKAQKVAQFNQINTK; encoded by the coding sequence ATGACGAAAAATTTACTGGTAGAACTTGGTTTAGAAGAGATTCCAGCTTATATTGTAATGCCTGCTATGGTTCAATTGAAGAACAAAATGGCGCAATTTTTAACAGATAATCGTTTGGCTTTTGAAGAAATCCAGATGTTTTCGACACCTCGTCGTTTAGCAGTGCGTGTGCGTGATTTGGCAGACCAGCAGGAAGATTTGACAGAGGATTTTAAAGGGCCAAGTAAGAAGATTGCCTTAGATGCGGATGGTCATTTTACCAAGGCTGCAGAAGGATTCGTCCGTGGTAAAGGGTTGACAACAGCTGATATTACCTTCCGTGAAATCAAGGGGGAAGAGTATGTCTATGTGACCAAGCATGAGACAGGAAAGACAGCTAAGGAAGTTTTAGCAGGCATTCCAGACGTTCTTGCTTCGATGACTTTCCCAGTCAGCATGCACTGGGCTTCAAATACATTTGATTATATCCGTCCGGTTCATACCTTGACAGTTCTCTTGGACGATGAAGCACTTGAGATGAATTTCCTTGATATTCCATCAGGTCGTGTCAGTCGTGGTCATCGTTTCCTCGGACAGGAAACGGAAATTGCGACAGCAGATAGTTATGAAGACGACTTACGTAAGGAATTTGTGATTACAGACAGCGCAGAGCGTGAGAGAATGATTGTGGAGCAAATCAAGGCGATTGAAACGGCACAAAACGTAGTCGTTGAAATTGATCAAGAGTTACTGAACGAAGTCTTGAACTTGGTCGAATACCCAACTGCTTTTATGGGAGCTTTTGATGCTAAGTATCTGGATGTTCCAGAAGAAGTCTTGGTGACTTCCATGAAAAATCACCAACGTTACTTTGTTGTCCGAGACAGGGACGGTAAACTCTTGCCGAACTTTATCTCTGTTCGTAACGGAAATGCGGAATTTCTTGCCAATGTCATTAAGGGAAATGAGAAAGTCTTGGTAGCACGTTTGGAAGACGGTGAATTCTTCTGGCGGGAAGACCAGAAATTACAGATTGCGGACCTTGTGGAACGCTTAAAAGCTGTGACCTTCCATGAAAAAATTGGCTCATTGTATGAACACATGGCACGTACAGCTGCCATTAGTAACCTTTTAGCAGATCAAGCAGGACTTTCTGAGGAAGAAAAAACAGATCTTGCGCGTGCAGCTGCCATCTACAAATTTGACCTATTGACAGGCATGGTTGGCGAATTTGACGAATTACAAGGGATTATGGGGGAGAAATACGCACTTCTTGCAGGCGAAACCCCAGCCGTTGCAGCCGCTATTCGGGAACATTACTTGCCAAATAGTGCAGAAGGTGCTCTTCCTGAAACCAAGGTCGGTGCGGTATTAGCGCTTGCTGATAAACTGGATACAATCTTGTCTTTCTTCTCAGTTGGTCTTATTCCAAGTGGTTCAAACGACCCCTATGCCCTTCGTCGTGCAACCCAAGGTGTGGTGCGGATTTTGGAAGCCTTTGGCTGGACGATTGCAATCGATGAATTGGTTGAAAAACTTTATGCCCTAGAGCATGATAGCCTTGCTTATGAACATCAGGCAGAGGTTCTTGAATTCTTCCGTGCTCGTGTAGAGAAAATGATCGATAAGAGCGTTCCGAAAGATATTGTGACAGCAGTCTTAAATAGCACAAACTTTGTGGTCAGCGATATGGTTGAAACAGCTCGTATCTTGGCAGAACAGGCGAAAACAGCTACTTTTAAATCAGCCGTTGAAAGTCTTTCTCGTGTCTTTAATTTGGCAGAAAAAGCAGCATCAGATGTTGCAGTGGATAGCAGTCTCTTTGAAAATGAAGCAGAAACAGCCCTAGCAGATGCAGTGGCAGGACTTACCTGCACCCAAGATTTGGCAGGAAATATCCAACAATTCTTTGGACTTCAGCCTCTGATTGACGCTTTCTTTGACAATACCATGGTCATGGTAGACGATGATGCTGTGAAAAATAATCGCTTGGCCTTGCTTGCAACCCTAACTCAAAAAGCACAGAAAGTTGCGCAATTTAACCAAATCAATACCAAGTAG
- the glyQ gene encoding glycine--tRNA ligase subunit alpha, producing the protein MSKKLTFQEIILTLQQFWNEQGCMLMQAYDTEKGAGTMSPYTFLRAIGPEPWNAAYVEPSRRPADGRYGENPNRLYQHHQFQVVMKPSPSNIQELYLESLERLGINPLEHDIRFVEDNWENPSTGSAGLGWEVWLDGMEITQFTYFQQVGGLATGPVTAEVTYGLERLASYIQEVDSVYDIEWADGVKYGEIFLQPEYEHSKYSFEISDQDLLLSNFEKFEIEAKRCLDEHLVHPAFDYVLKCSHTFNLLDARGAVSVTERAGYIARIRNLARVVAKTFVAERKRLGYPLLDEATRVQLLEKEAE; encoded by the coding sequence ATGTCTAAAAAATTAACCTTTCAAGAAATTATTCTGACCTTGCAACAATTTTGGAATGAGCAGGGCTGTATGTTGATGCAGGCCTATGACACAGAAAAAGGAGCGGGAACGATGAGTCCCTATACCTTCTTGCGTGCTATTGGTCCTGAACCTTGGAATGCAGCCTATGTTGAGCCAAGTCGTCGTCCAGCAGACGGTCGTTACGGAGAAAATCCAAACCGTCTCTATCAGCACCACCAATTCCAAGTGGTCATGAAACCAAGTCCAAGCAATATTCAAGAATTGTATTTGGAATCACTAGAACGCCTTGGTATCAATCCGTTGGAACATGATATTCGCTTTGTAGAAGACAACTGGGAAAATCCTTCGACTGGTTCAGCTGGTTTGGGATGGGAAGTTTGGCTTGATGGAATGGAAATCACACAATTTACCTATTTCCAACAGGTTGGAGGTCTAGCGACAGGTCCAGTTACAGCTGAGGTAACCTATGGTTTGGAACGTTTGGCTTCTTATATCCAAGAAGTTGATTCAGTCTATGACATTGAGTGGGCAGACGGAGTGAAATACGGTGAGATTTTCCTTCAGCCAGAATATGAGCATTCAAAATACAGCTTTGAAATCAGTGACCAAGATTTATTGCTCAGCAACTTTGAGAAATTTGAAATCGAAGCAAAACGTTGTTTGGATGAGCATTTGGTTCACCCGGCCTTTGACTATGTGTTGAAATGTTCGCATACCTTTAACCTACTGGATGCCCGCGGTGCAGTTTCAGTAACAGAGCGAGCAGGCTACATTGCACGTATTCGAAATTTGGCGCGCGTCGTTGCAAAGACCTTTGTAGCAGAAAGAAAACGCCTTGGTTATCCACTGTTGGATGAGGCAACAAGAGTGCAATTATTAGAGAAGGAGGCAGAATAA
- a CDS encoding SPASM domain-containing protein gives MKFSTSLFCHPWSLAIKNGMEYNSPLYCPAQKTELEIDMYGDVYPCPFLHDETHFMGNLITDDFELVWNSSVDRLNEAAGSDDSKCKDYKLFKDCGGGCYAMVFVLKREYDKR, from the coding sequence ATGAAATTTTCAACATCCCTGTTTTGTCATCCATGGTCACTTGCAATTAAAAATGGAATGGAATATAATTCGCCACTTTATTGTCCAGCTCAAAAAACAGAACTTGAGATTGATATGTATGGAGATGTGTATCCATGCCCTTTCTTACATGATGAAACACATTTCATGGGAAATTTAATTACCGATGATTTTGAATTAGTTTGGAATTCTAGTGTGGACAGATTAAATGAAGCTGCTGGGTCAGATGATAGTAAATGTAAAGACTATAAACTTTTTAAGGATTGTGGGGGAGGTTGCTATGCCATGGTATTTGTTTTGAAACGAGAATATGATAAGAGGTGA
- the nagA gene encoding N-acetylglucosamine-6-phosphate deacetylase, which yields MPKYIKADEFFYPQGIRQGGYLEIIDGKFGKYLTEVPADAEVEDYTGYSLAPGLVDTHIHGFGGVDVMDNNIEGTLHTMSEGLLTTGVTSFLPTTLTSSYELLLAVTENIGARYQEATGAKIRGLYFEGPYFTEKFKGAQNPSYMKDPSLEEFRTWQKAANGLLNKIALAPEREGVEEFVRTITDEGVTVALGHSDATFDEAKRAVESGASVWVHAYNGMRGLTHRELGMVGAMYELPHTVAELICDGHHVDPKACDILIKQKGHENIALITDCMTAGGLEDGDYMLGEFPVIVENGTARLKSSGSLAGSILKLKDGLKNVVEWGIANRHQAVMMASLIPAKSVHIEDVCGQIKEGYDADFIILDKELELVATYLDGEKRYQA from the coding sequence ATGCCTAAATATATTAAAGCAGATGAGTTTTTCTATCCTCAAGGGATTCGCCAAGGAGGATACTTGGAAATTATAGATGGAAAATTTGGGAAATATCTAACAGAAGTACCAGCTGATGCGGAGGTTGAGGACTACACGGGCTACAGTCTTGCACCGGGACTTGTGGATACCCATATTCATGGATTTGGTGGAGTAGATGTTATGGATAATAACATCGAAGGAACACTTCATACCATGAGCGAAGGACTGTTGACAACGGGGGTAACGAGCTTCTTGCCAACCACCTTGACATCGTCTTATGAACTACTCCTAGCTGTAACGGAAAATATCGGTGCTCGTTATCAGGAGGCAACTGGAGCTAAGATTCGTGGCTTGTATTTTGAAGGTCCTTATTTCACAGAGAAATTCAAGGGTGCACAAAATCCGTCTTATATGAAAGACCCAAGTTTGGAAGAATTTCGCACTTGGCAAAAGGCTGCAAATGGCTTGCTCAATAAAATCGCCCTAGCTCCAGAACGCGAAGGAGTGGAGGAATTTGTTCGTACCATTACAGATGAGGGTGTGACTGTTGCGTTGGGACATTCTGATGCGACCTTTGATGAAGCGAAACGTGCTGTTGAATCAGGAGCAAGTGTCTGGGTACATGCCTATAATGGAATGCGGGGCTTGACCCACCGTGAGCTTGGAATGGTCGGCGCTATGTATGAATTGCCTCACACGGTTGCAGAGTTGATTTGTGATGGTCACCATGTGGATCCAAAAGCATGTGATATCCTCATCAAACAAAAAGGGCATGAAAATATTGCCTTGATTACAGACTGTATGACAGCTGGTGGTTTAGAAGATGGTGATTACATGCTCGGTGAATTCCCCGTTATCGTAGAAAATGGTACGGCTCGTTTGAAATCAAGTGGTAGCCTAGCGGGTTCTATTTTGAAACTAAAAGATGGTTTGAAAAATGTGGTTGAATGGGGAATTGCCAATCGTCATCAAGCAGTCATGATGGCGAGCTTGATTCCAGCTAAGTCTGTTCATATTGAGGATGTCTGCGGTCAAATCAAGGAAGGATATGATGCTGACTTTATCATTCTTGACAAAGAGTTGGAGTTAGTAGCGACTTATCTTGATGGTGAGAAACGTTATCAAGCATAA
- a CDS encoding gamma-glutamyl-gamma-aminobutyrate hydrolase family protein: protein MKKVIVGITGNEKEMPPMSGLTYVAVAKDLADGVREAGGLPLVIPVGEPTMAKDYVAMIDKLILSGGQHVSPHFYGEKQTVESDDYSLARDQFELALIAEALKQKKPIFAVCRGMQLVNVALGGSLEQEVTDHWQENLEGTSHEVELSPQSRVSQLFDQGSSINSFHRQSIKELAPDLVATARDPRDGTIEAVEGRGDIPILGLQWHPEFLRHHSKKHQDLFDYLVHRL from the coding sequence ATGAAAAAGGTGATTGTTGGAATTACGGGAAATGAAAAGGAAATGCCACCGATGTCTGGCTTGACCTATGTAGCCGTAGCTAAAGATTTAGCAGATGGTGTGAGGGAGGCAGGTGGGTTACCCCTTGTCATTCCTGTCGGAGAGCCAACAATGGCAAAAGACTATGTTGCCATGATTGATAAGCTAATCTTGTCTGGCGGTCAGCATGTTAGCCCCCATTTTTATGGAGAGAAACAGACAGTAGAGAGTGATGATTATTCCTTGGCTCGGGATCAATTTGAATTAGCCTTGATTGCAGAGGCTTTGAAGCAAAAGAAGCCCATTTTTGCTGTTTGCAGAGGCATGCAGTTGGTCAATGTAGCTTTGGGAGGCAGTTTGGAGCAAGAGGTAACCGACCACTGGCAGGAAAATCTGGAAGGGACTTCTCATGAAGTGGAGCTGAGCCCCCAAAGTCGAGTGAGCCAATTATTTGACCAAGGCAGTTCCATCAATTCTTTCCATCGTCAAAGTATCAAAGAATTAGCCCCAGATTTGGTTGCAACGGCCCGTGACCCTCGTGATGGGACAATTGAAGCTGTAGAGGGACGAGGAGACATTCCTATTTTAGGGCTTCAGTGGCACCCTGAATTTCTTCGCCACCATAGTAAGAAGCACCAAGATTTATTTGATTATCTGGTTCATCGATTGTAA
- a CDS encoding Na/Pi cotransporter family protein gives MSINWQQILFSFLGGLGLFLFSIKYMGDGLQQIAGDKLRYYIDKYTSNPFLGVLVGIVMTALIQSSTGVTVITVGLVSANLLGLRQAIGIVMGANIGTTVTSFLIGFKLGDYGLPILFLGAICLFFTKNRTINNIGRILFGVGGIFFALNLMSTAMAPLREVTAFKDYMATLSGKPIQGVFIGTMLTIIIQSSAATIGILQSLYAGGLLDLQGALPVLFGDNIGTTLTAVVAVLGANVSAKRVAGAHVLFNVLGTVLCLLFLGPFTNMIGWFQSTLHLTPEMTVAFAHGSFNVTNTLIQFPFIGTLAYLVTKLIPGEDEVVKYQALYLDTILIKQAPSLALGNAKLELLHLGNYAKSSFELAYDYIRNHGEKVAEKGHKTEEAINSIDVELTRYLIDLSSEPLSQKESEILTNILDSSRDLERIGDHGEALLVMTDYLVKKDITFSAVALDELEAVYHKTLALIEDALKAVETNDVALANQLADRHAEIERMEKTLRKTHISRLNKGECTTQAGVNFIDIISHYTRVADHAMNLAEKVQIEQI, from the coding sequence ATGTCCATCAATTGGCAACAAATTTTATTTTCATTTTTAGGAGGCTTGGGGCTATTTCTCTTTAGTATTAAATACATGGGAGATGGCTTGCAGCAGATTGCGGGAGATAAGCTCCGCTATTACATTGATAAATATACGAGCAATCCTTTTTTAGGGGTTCTGGTTGGGATTGTCATGACTGCTCTGATCCAGTCGAGTACGGGAGTAACGGTGATTACTGTCGGTCTGGTCAGTGCTAATCTTTTAGGGCTGAGGCAAGCCATCGGGATTGTCATGGGAGCCAATATTGGAACGACAGTGACCTCCTTCTTGATAGGATTTAAGCTAGGGGATTATGGATTGCCCATTCTCTTTTTAGGGGCCATTTGCCTGTTCTTTACCAAAAATCGAACGATTAACAATATTGGACGTATTTTATTTGGGGTTGGAGGAATTTTCTTTGCCTTAAATCTGATGAGTACGGCCATGGCACCCTTACGTGAGGTGACGGCTTTTAAAGACTACATGGCGACCTTGAGTGGCAAGCCAATTCAAGGGGTCTTTATTGGGACGATGCTTACGATTATTATCCAGTCGTCGGCAGCGACCATTGGGATTTTGCAGAGTCTTTATGCAGGAGGATTGCTTGACTTGCAAGGGGCGCTTCCTGTGCTGTTTGGTGACAATATCGGAACGACCTTGACTGCTGTTGTAGCAGTTTTAGGGGCCAATGTTTCAGCGAAACGAGTGGCTGGGGCCCATGTCCTCTTTAATGTCCTTGGGACTGTTTTATGTCTCCTCTTTTTAGGGCCATTTACAAATATGATTGGTTGGTTCCAATCAACCCTTCATCTGACACCAGAGATGACCGTTGCGTTTGCTCACGGTAGCTTTAATGTAACCAATACCTTGATTCAATTTCCCTTCATTGGAACCTTGGCTTATCTTGTGACCAAGCTAATTCCAGGAGAGGATGAAGTCGTCAAATATCAAGCTCTCTATTTAGATACCATTCTCATCAAGCAGGCACCTTCTTTGGCACTTGGAAATGCTAAATTAGAGCTTCTACACCTTGGAAATTATGCTAAGTCTTCCTTTGAGTTAGCCTATGATTATATCAGGAATCATGGTGAAAAGGTAGCAGAGAAAGGCCATAAGACGGAAGAAGCCATCAATAGTATTGATGTAGAGTTGACCCGCTATTTAATTGACCTATCCAGCGAGCCACTCAGCCAGAAGGAAAGTGAAATCCTGACCAATATTCTTGATTCGTCACGGGATTTGGAGCGGATTGGTGACCATGGCGAGGCTTTGTTAGTGATGACGGATTATTTGGTCAAGAAGGACATCACGTTTTCAGCGGTGGCTTTGGATGAGCTAGAGGCTGTCTACCATAAGACCTTGGCCTTGATTGAGGATGCCTTGAAAGCTGTGGAGACGAATGATGTGGCCTTGGCTAATCAATTGGCAGATCGTCATGCAGAGATTGAACGAATGGAAAAGACCTTGCGGAAGACACATATTAGCCGTTTGAACAAGGGGGAATGCACGACCCAAGCAGGAGTTAATTTTATAGATATCATTTCTCACTACACGCGGGTGGCAGACCATGCGATGAATTTAGCGGAAAAAGTACAAATTGAACAAATTTAA